The nucleotide window AGTTCAGCAATGTACAAGCACGCAGCAGTACAGAAAAGGATATCTTAGGAGGAGCCGATGCTTACCTATTGGAAAAACGAGTCTTGTGCAGAGATCTGCAGCAAAGGGCGGCTGGCTTCAGGAGGGGCGCAACGGGATGGAGAGCTCGTGGATGGATCTCTATCGGCGGCAGCAGGGACGGGGAGCACGGATGGAGAGCTCGTGGCAGGGCCGGTGCCCGAGGCGAGGGGGAGCGCGAGGGAGATGACGGGCGAGGTTGGGTGCTGGAGGACGGGGATGGGGGTGGATCCCTGAGCACGGGGACGGCGGCTGGATCACAGGCGGAGCACGAGAACGGCGACTGTATACCGGGCGGAGCGCGAGGATGGCGGCTGGATCTCGGGCGGAGCACGAGGACGGCGGCGACGACAGCAGGACCGTGGGTGCAGCGCGAATACGGCGGCGATGGCGGCAGGGCCTTGGATTGAGCGCGAGGATGAGGGGATAGGGATGGGGTGCGAG belongs to Triticum urartu cultivar G1812 chromosome 7, Tu2.1, whole genome shotgun sequence and includes:
- the LOC125518854 gene encoding vegetative cell wall protein gp1-like, giving the protein MAMEQPLHHVGASFRRETGNFFGRPVQNTEKIPPKSDQVHNLTRASRCPRTPSLSPHPRAQSKALPPSPPYSRCTHGPAVVAAVLVLRPRSSRHPRAPPGIQSPFSCSACDPAAVPVLRDPPPSPSSSTQPRPSSPSRSPSPRAPALPRALHPCSPSLLPPIEIHPRALHPVAPLLKPAALCCRSLHKTRFSNRNQEWVYMMVSLKAVSTRYYLANRTRRWASIGRQEQFAVKEAA